A region from the Deltaproteobacteria bacterium genome encodes:
- a CDS encoding NADH-quinone oxidoreductase subunit C — protein MTADALLARVAALLPGATPLAGEVAHGQAAIVLERSALPAALQTLRDHPETRFEMLSDLTAVDYLGRTPRFEVVYQLYSLTLNHRLRVKVPVPEDDPIVPTATGVWKSANWAEREAWDMLGIRFAGHPDLRRILMYPEFEGYPLRKDYPLDKRQPLVPERDPVRQPWYPRRSGAA, from the coding sequence ATGACCGCGGACGCACTCCTTGCTCGCGTGGCCGCGCTTCTGCCCGGCGCGACCCCGCTCGCGGGCGAGGTCGCGCATGGCCAGGCGGCGATCGTGCTCGAGCGGAGCGCGCTGCCCGCCGCGCTCCAGACGCTCCGCGACCATCCCGAGACGCGCTTCGAGATGCTCTCCGACCTGACCGCGGTCGACTACCTCGGGCGCACGCCGCGCTTCGAGGTCGTCTATCAGCTCTACTCGCTCACCCTGAACCACCGCCTGCGCGTGAAGGTCCCGGTGCCGGAGGACGACCCGATCGTGCCGACCGCGACCGGGGTATGGAAGAGCGCCAACTGGGCGGAGCGGGAGGCGTGGGACATGCTCGGCATCCGCTTCGCCGGGCATCCCGATCTCCGCCGCATCCTCATGTACCCCGAGTTCGAAGGGTACCCGCTGCGCAAGGACTATCCGCTCGACAAGCGCCAGCCGCTCGTGCCCGAGCGCGACCCCGTGCGGCAGCCCTGGTACCCGCGCCGGAGCGGCGCCGCCTGA
- a CDS encoding NADH-quinone oxidoreductase subunit A: protein MNLAYVAILVSFGIAGLVVAVLLGAGAFLRPRRPSAMKAEAFECGNPPSGPARGRFSVKFYLTAILFILFDVEVVFLYPWAVTFRPLGMFGFLEMAIFVLVLALGFVYVWRKGALEWS, encoded by the coding sequence ATGAACCTCGCCTACGTGGCCATTCTCGTCTCGTTCGGCATCGCGGGCCTCGTGGTCGCGGTGCTGCTCGGTGCCGGCGCGTTCCTCCGGCCGCGGCGCCCGTCGGCGATGAAGGCCGAGGCGTTCGAGTGCGGCAACCCGCCGAGCGGCCCTGCGCGGGGCCGCTTCTCGGTCAAGTTCTACCTGACCGCGATCCTCTTCATCCTCTTCGACGTCGAGGTGGTCTTCCTCTATCCCTGGGCGGTGACGTTCCGCCCGCTCGGGATGTTCGGCTTCCTCGAGATGGCGATCTTCGTCCTCGTGCTGGCGCTGGGCTTCGTGTACGTGTGGCGCAAGGGCGCGCTCGAGTGGAGCTGA